From a single Coregonus clupeaformis isolate EN_2021a unplaced genomic scaffold, ASM2061545v1 scaf1244, whole genome shotgun sequence genomic region:
- the LOC123486503 gene encoding zinc finger protein 2 homolog, with the protein MRIHTGEKPYSCNQCGKSFTHSSCLKVHLRTHTGEKPYSCDQCGESFTSSSHLTIHQRTHTGEKPYSCDQCGKSFITSSHLTIHQRTHTGEKPYSCDQCGKHFVTSSHLTIHQRTHTGEKPYSCNQCGKSFTHSSCLKVHLRTHTGEKPYSCDQCGESFTSSSHLTIHQRTHTGEKPHHCSDCGKSFVSSQYLESHQRTHTGEKPYSCDQCGKSFSQSSNLMVHLRTHTGEKPYSCDQCGKSFSDSSNLIAHLRTHTREKPYSCDECGKSFSRSSILMVHLRTHTGEKPYSCDQCGKSFSDSSNLKVHLRTHTREKPYSCDQCGKRYAGKITLIKHQKVHT; encoded by the coding sequence AtgagaatccatacaggagagaaaccgtatagctgtaatcaatgtgggaagagttttactcactcaagctgcctgaaggtacatttgagaacacacacaggagagaaaccttatagctgtgatcaatgtggggagAGTTTTACTTCATCTAGCcatctgactatacaccagagaacacacacaggagagaaaccttatagctgtgatcaatgcgggaagagttttattacatctagccatctgactatacaccagagaacacacacaggagagaaaccttatagctgtgatcaatgcgggaaacattttgttacatctagccatctgaccatacaccagagaacacacacaggagagaaaccatatagctgtaatcaatgtgggaagagttttactcactcaagctgcctgaaggtacatttgagaacacacacaggagagaaaccttatagctgtgatcaatgtggggagAGTTTTACTTCATCTAGCcatctgactatacaccagagaacacacacaggagagaaaccacaccactgctctgactgtgggaagagttttgtttcGTCCCAATATTtagaatcacaccagagaacacacacaggagagaaaccttatagctgtgatcaatgtgggaagagttttagtcaatcaagcaacctgatggtacatttgagaacgcacactggagagaaaccttatagctgtgatcaatgtgggaagagttttagtgatTCAAGCAACCTGATTgcacatttgagaacacacactagagagaaaccttatagctgtgatgaatgtgggaagagttttagtcgatcaagcatcctgatggtacatttgagaacgcacactggagagaaaccttatagctgtgatcaatgtgggaagagttttagtgattcaagcaacctgaaggtacatttgagaacacacactagagagaaaccttatagctgtgatcaatgtgggaagagatacGCTGGTAAAATAACTCTGATTAAACATCAGAAAgtacatacatga